The DNA window CCGGAAGGGGCTGCGCCACCACCACCAGCCGCTTCGTCTCCTTGCGGTCCACCTGGGCGTAGTCGTCGCGGATGCGGCTCGACTTCACCGCCGAACAGCCCGCCAACAGCCCCAGCCCGAGCACCGGTGCCCATCGCATCATCGTCATGGAGGTCCCTCTCCCAGCCCCTTCTCGTCCTCGCGAGAAGGGGCCTCGTTGCCTGCGGTGTTGTGTGTGATTCGGGGGCCTTCTCAGGCCGCCTTGTTGGAGCCCTGCTCGCCGGCGTTGTCCCCAGACGTGCCAGGGCCACCGGGCGCCTCGCGCTGACGGCGGTCATGCATGAGCTGCATCACCGCGGCCAGCACCGTGAAGGACACAATCAGCGTGGTGATGAGGCCGATGCAGGCCACCATGCCCATGGAGCGCAGGCCGTTGTGGGCCGCGGCCAGCAGCGCGGCGAAGCCCGCCACCGCCGTCAGCGTGGAGGACGCCACCGCGGCGCCCACGCTGCGCAGCGCGACGAGCGGAGAGGTGCCTTCCAGGAAGCGGTGCAGGAGGTACAGGCCGTGGCTCACCCCGAAGCCCAGCAGGATGGGCAGGATGATGATGTTCATGAAGTTCAGGCGCAGGCCCGTCATGGACATGATGCCCAGCATCATCGCCACGCCCACGCCCAGCGGAATCACCGACGCCAGCGCCAGCTTCGCGTTGCGGAAGTCCAGGAAGTGCATGGCCAGAATCCACAGCGCCGTGAGCACCACGGTGACCTTGCCGTCCCAGAGGACGATGCGCGCCAGCTTCGCGTAGAGCTGGGTGGCGCCCGCGGCGCGGAACTCCTTCTTCGCCTCGGCCACCTGCGGGTCGAAGTCGTTCTTGTCGAAGCGGCCCGGGTAGTACGTGACGGGGATGCCGCGCGTCTCGTCGGCGAACTGCATCATCTTCTGGCCGTCGAACAGGTCCACGCTCGAGTAGATGAACGTCAGCCAGCCCTCGTTCACCTTCTGCGCGGTGGGCAGGTTCTTGAACTGGCTCTTGTAGTTCTCCGGGACGCCGTGCACGTCGAACGGCTTCGCATCCAGCACCTTCATGAAGAAGGCGGCCTTGTCCTGCATCTCCGGCGGCAGCGCGGAGATGGAGAAGCCCCGGGCCTCCAGGTTCGCCATGTCCTGCTTCCACTCCTGGAGGACCTTCTCGTTGGCCTTGGCGGTGGCCTCGGGCGGCACAAAGGTGAAGACGCTCACCACCTGGTCGATGGACGGGTACTTGTGCGCGTTCTGCGTCAGCTCCCGGTACACACCCTCGGCCTCGTCCAGGTCCTTGGTGTAGATGGCCATCGGGTCGCTGGAGATGTTGAAGCGGACGTTGATTTCATCCTGGAGCAGCACGGACGTCATGCCGTCCGGGATGAGCGCGCGGGTGTTGTAGTTGAAGCCCACGCCGTGCGTGACGCGCTGGAAGAAGCTGAGCTTGCCCTCGGGCGGCTCGCCGGTGCCCGCCCAGGGGACGGCCGCCGCACAGATGAGGGCGACGGCGGCGGTGCTCACGCCCAGCACCAGGCCGGGGCGGGGGATGCGCAGCTCCTGGCCGCTGGTGGAGTTGACCGGGGGCGGCTTCATCACGCCGATGAGCTTCTTGGGCCACTCCGGGTTGATGCGGCCGAACAGCGCCAGCAGCGACGCGCTCCACACGAAGAGGGTGATGCCCAGGATGAGCGTGCCAGCGCCCGCCAGGAATCCAAACTGGCTGAAGCCGCGGAACTCGCTGACCATCAGCACGAAGAACGAACCACCCGTCACCACCGCCGCCACCGCCGCGGGACGGCCCGCGTTGACGAACGCGTCGATGATGGCCTGGTCGTACGGCTTGCCCGCGCCCAGCTCCAACCGCGTGCGGAAGGTGAAGTGGATGCCGTAGTCGATGCCGAAGCCCATCAGGATGCCGCCCAGGATGGACGTAATCATGTTGAGCTCGCCCACCGTCGCGTAGGTGAAGCCCAGCGTGTAGATGGTGCCAATCACCGTGCCGGACACGACGATGAACGTGGGCGCCAGCTTCCGGAAGAACAGGATGGTGATGAGGAAGATGGTC is part of the Myxococcus landrumus genome and encodes:
- a CDS encoding efflux RND transporter permease subunit is translated as MSGAPRNPNSHSRFAYAFARLLVQKPGTVLAVLLTLLAVSTWATLKLRINSNQLDLISQDLQEVKDVKQVIDMVGGSGFLMLALRSTDEAAMKRTADDIAGMLQADKENVRTISYKLPVEFIQQNMVLFVKTEDLVEGKRRIMAFLEDKLRRSNPFYIDMGATKPVELNLQDLVDKYSSVGKKSIRDDYNISADKKMVLILIKPMWDTTEIGKTKTYLDKLNADLAAYSAQPGKVKLVEDYQRMGDAQTIAYGYTGSYKTTVDDSFAIEESLHPVTVIALVTIFLITILFFRKLAPTFIVVSGTVIGTIYTLGFTYATVGELNMITSILGGILMGFGIDYGIHFTFRTRLELGAGKPYDQAIIDAFVNAGRPAAVAAVVTGGSFFVLMVSEFRGFSQFGFLAGAGTLILGITLFVWSASLLALFGRINPEWPKKLIGVMKPPPVNSTSGQELRIPRPGLVLGVSTAAVALICAAAVPWAGTGEPPEGKLSFFQRVTHGVGFNYNTRALIPDGMTSVLLQDEINVRFNISSDPMAIYTKDLDEAEGVYRELTQNAHKYPSIDQVVSVFTFVPPEATAKANEKVLQEWKQDMANLEARGFSISALPPEMQDKAAFFMKVLDAKPFDVHGVPENYKSQFKNLPTAQKVNEGWLTFIYSSVDLFDGQKMMQFADETRGIPVTYYPGRFDKNDFDPQVAEAKKEFRAAGATQLYAKLARIVLWDGKVTVVLTALWILAMHFLDFRNAKLALASVIPLGVGVAMMLGIMSMTGLRLNFMNIIILPILLGFGVSHGLYLLHRFLEGTSPLVALRSVGAAVASSTLTAVAGFAALLAAAHNGLRSMGMVACIGLITTLIVSFTVLAAVMQLMHDRRQREAPGGPGTSGDNAGEQGSNKAA